In Halococcus salsus, one DNA window encodes the following:
- a CDS encoding DUF7518 family protein: MSGNRVEKLESRVEELEASVSGLTEELMQTKARLAEIEDDSTDEYIEAGVGSVTDGGSSETNESSEEANPTEHETQDTEPPEADDIIVA; the protein is encoded by the coding sequence ATGAGCGGCAATCGCGTCGAGAAGCTCGAATCGCGGGTCGAAGAGCTCGAAGCCTCCGTGAGCGGTCTCACCGAGGAGCTGATGCAGACGAAGGCCCGGCTCGCCGAGATCGAGGACGACTCGACCGACGAGTACATCGAGGCCGGCGTCGGGAGCGTCACGGACGGCGGGTCGAGCGAGACGAACGAGTCGAGCGAAGAAGCTAACCCCACGGAGCACGAGACTCAGGACACCGAACCGCCGGAGGCGGACGACATCATCGTGGCGTAG